The Pseudomonas kermanshahensis genome includes a window with the following:
- a CDS encoding NEL-type E3 ubiquitin ligase domain-containing protein, with protein MTSTPPLHHAQITRTLPLWSKALHPGHAERVVQRVRKDYLAADGTPYSWYASAEPEQRQQLRLLVETRDTCLAQLRQALPGFKGIIEFCRPLLTERLGLNVAVDQAQYVFQPFEPISNPWVGVPDPQYPLVPEQPIDVLATRPVGAPQPRSLLEAALHNFEGLTEVGAYSRLTRGAGDESPLQGLTMASFVQQCRALDLGQQYQGHLKSTHEGANRLEVERLSIQASRECLRVQAQVAWLKGLLSERGRTALMQLCSNVTAPTYGEHRLQCWRFSLFDIPLHEILLIGPDAPNQSNPCILYIPDDSVHSVREFASVQAVGQHLRHRLQRREFRRALLQFAYKDRQVELTAKLEHALFEVDAAGNRRLRSNPLLHVTPSPLGNAPWPTLYRAHLARMKADAKTIAVPTAEVDAKARNARLQHWFELGMNVLNVAAFFVPGLNTAMLGVFAYDLMSSVFTGFEAWEEGDTAQALQQVQSLAINAAVLAGFAAGAKVIQASGFVDALKAVWQEDRELLWHPNMAPYASSVVLAEGAKPEALGLHQHQGKAYVALEGTLYEVFQDPEQHWRVRHPDSPQAYAPHVRPIGDGRWQLAHEHTHEWDDIQLLRRLGHRSHGLDDAQLLTALRSTGTDTASLRRAHAAGVRPPALLVDTLLRLQLDNEVGTLIEHVRHGLPLAAHKNYALPELLNLPKWPQDNVLKVFEGPEPWGKAVRYGPPVSPGQIEIEITRADLDSGALSQTVLARMDEPTVQSMLGDTPHAQRASVLNDTLAEHLANRRGAIFDSLQQGHRQPQSPAAQALARQFPGLPDSALDEILDHANSIERQRLAAGRVPLRIGEEARLLQARARLDRALIGLYRHSLANADSERLQQALHAEHPLATAAERFEIALADRQHCAALLGQQPIKPGFRSPMRLANGRLGYPLSGRGQTGAAARRLRALYPELDTAQISALQSELAEAGDLGTTINRLEAEQRSLDRDLGRWIENAHDLEDRRNRQQCAERLMSACRREGGEQRNLLWLERIRLRELPTLTAAMPHIHELRLDGLRLERLEGAFLANFPHLQALDVTNNPHMNAEALFEALRSAPRLRDLNLTGNALRALTPAARQAIGAMPGLRILNLRSNFLELDDASLQFLTRLRLDALGLGDNHITLDQRLAARFQDMVHPQVLHLDFNPLQVAPDLRFMARLSHLNLHRCDLQQWPEGLTTLMSQPQYRLRYLDLSYNRIRNVPDLPGVLRTPFARDVSARLPERRWLFNYNNLEAETRTRLGDSGVNVFEHAGAMPEWQALWRNPASDAQEQLWRDLFEQGENNDLQGVLERLSQSAEAQRDAQSLRNRVWALLEKAAGDSALRERLNTVAQDFPPTCGDAGADAFSALEIEVLAYEAAGGAGTRPGELLALYRKLYRRDQVNQLADRISVRRSLRKQALQNHEFDEALPPHDVLDDPAAFPDGELQNGLVDDIELRLALRQSLAGPLGFPEPSHGMRYRDTAQVNQVIIDRVEAAVLALDADTNARLQWLIEQPGWVSYLKREYAAQFTLLTDFWRQGHDYLFYCLDETQEAVTRLDSSVIRALIEALPASPVDEQGNLHRVPLNDGQFDRAMRALTAEQQAVEAGLLASLTRQAQTLGG; from the coding sequence ATGACAAGCACTCCACCCTTACATCACGCGCAGATCACGCGCACGCTGCCGCTATGGAGCAAAGCCCTGCACCCCGGCCATGCCGAACGCGTCGTGCAGCGGGTACGCAAGGATTACCTGGCGGCCGATGGCACGCCTTACAGCTGGTACGCCAGCGCCGAACCCGAGCAGCGCCAGCAACTGCGACTGCTTGTCGAGACCCGTGACACCTGCCTCGCCCAGCTCCGCCAGGCATTGCCGGGCTTCAAAGGCATCATCGAATTCTGCCGACCGCTGCTGACCGAGCGCCTAGGCCTGAACGTGGCGGTGGACCAGGCACAGTATGTGTTCCAGCCCTTCGAGCCCATCAGCAACCCATGGGTCGGCGTGCCCGACCCACAATACCCGTTGGTACCGGAGCAGCCGATAGACGTGCTCGCTACCCGCCCCGTCGGCGCGCCGCAACCGCGCAGCTTGTTGGAAGCCGCCCTGCACAACTTCGAGGGCCTCACGGAAGTCGGTGCCTATAGCCGGCTGACCCGCGGCGCCGGCGATGAGTCACCCTTGCAGGGCCTGACCATGGCCAGTTTCGTTCAGCAGTGCCGGGCGCTGGACCTGGGCCAACAGTACCAAGGCCACCTTAAGTCTACCCATGAAGGCGCGAACCGGCTGGAAGTCGAGCGCTTGTCGATTCAGGCGAGCCGCGAGTGCTTGCGGGTGCAGGCGCAGGTTGCCTGGCTCAAGGGCCTGCTGAGCGAACGCGGGCGCACTGCGCTGATGCAACTGTGCAGCAATGTCACCGCACCGACCTATGGTGAGCACAGGCTGCAGTGCTGGCGTTTCAGCCTGTTCGATATTCCTCTGCACGAAATCCTGCTTATCGGGCCTGATGCCCCAAATCAGAGCAACCCTTGCATCCTCTACATCCCGGACGACAGCGTGCACTCGGTGCGCGAGTTTGCTTCGGTCCAGGCGGTCGGGCAGCACCTGCGGCACCGGTTGCAGCGCCGCGAATTCCGCCGTGCGTTGCTGCAGTTCGCCTATAAAGACCGGCAAGTGGAACTGACGGCCAAACTGGAGCACGCGCTGTTCGAGGTGGATGCGGCCGGCAACCGCAGGCTGCGCAGCAATCCGCTTTTGCACGTTACCCCTTCGCCCTTGGGCAATGCGCCCTGGCCGACGCTGTACAGAGCGCACCTGGCACGCATGAAGGCCGACGCCAAAACCATCGCTGTGCCCACCGCCGAAGTTGACGCCAAAGCACGTAACGCGCGCCTGCAACACTGGTTCGAACTGGGCATGAACGTACTCAACGTCGCCGCGTTCTTCGTCCCAGGGTTGAACACCGCCATGCTCGGGGTATTTGCCTATGACCTGATGAGTTCGGTGTTCACCGGTTTCGAAGCCTGGGAGGAAGGCGACACCGCGCAGGCGCTGCAGCAGGTGCAATCGTTGGCCATCAATGCCGCAGTGCTCGCCGGGTTCGCCGCCGGCGCCAAGGTCATCCAGGCGTCCGGTTTCGTCGATGCGCTGAAGGCAGTGTGGCAGGAAGACCGCGAACTGCTGTGGCACCCAAACATGGCGCCGTATGCCAGCAGTGTGGTGCTTGCCGAAGGTGCAAAGCCCGAAGCACTCGGGCTTCACCAACACCAGGGCAAGGCCTACGTGGCGCTGGAGGGCACCCTGTATGAAGTGTTCCAGGACCCTGAACAGCACTGGCGCGTGCGTCACCCCGACTCCCCTCAGGCTTATGCGCCGCACGTGCGGCCGATCGGCGACGGCCGCTGGCAGCTGGCCCATGAACATACTCACGAATGGGACGACATACAGCTGCTGCGCCGTCTCGGCCATCGCAGCCACGGGCTGGACGATGCGCAATTACTCACCGCCCTACGCAGCACCGGCACCGACACGGCCAGCCTGCGCCGTGCCCATGCTGCTGGCGTACGCCCCCCAGCATTGCTGGTCGACACGCTGCTGCGCCTGCAACTGGACAACGAAGTGGGCACTCTCATAGAACACGTACGCCACGGCCTACCGCTCGCGGCCCACAAAAACTATGCCCTGCCCGAACTGCTCAACCTGCCGAAGTGGCCGCAGGATAACGTGCTCAAAGTCTTCGAAGGCCCAGAGCCGTGGGGCAAGGCAGTGCGCTACGGGCCGCCCGTCTCACCGGGGCAGATTGAGATCGAGATCACCCGCGCCGACCTCGACAGTGGCGCACTGAGCCAGACGGTGTTGGCGCGGATGGATGAGCCCACGGTGCAATCGATGCTTGGCGATACCCCGCACGCTCAACGCGCCTCGGTACTGAACGACACGCTTGCTGAGCATCTGGCCAACCGCCGCGGGGCGATATTCGACAGTTTGCAGCAAGGCCATCGTCAACCGCAGAGCCCAGCAGCGCAGGCCCTTGCCCGCCAGTTCCCAGGCCTGCCGGACAGCGCCCTCGACGAAATCCTCGACCATGCCAACAGCATTGAACGTCAGCGCCTGGCCGCAGGCCGAGTGCCCCTGCGCATCGGCGAAGAAGCCCGATTGCTGCAAGCTCGCGCCAGGCTGGACCGAGCCCTCATCGGGCTGTACCGGCACAGCCTGGCCAATGCAGACAGTGAACGATTGCAACAGGCCTTGCACGCCGAACACCCATTGGCCACTGCGGCCGAACGGTTCGAGATCGCGCTTGCCGATCGGCAGCACTGTGCCGCCCTGCTGGGTCAGCAACCGATCAAACCGGGGTTCCGCTCGCCCATGCGCCTGGCCAATGGCAGGCTCGGTTACCCGCTCAGTGGCCGTGGTCAAACTGGGGCGGCAGCGCGTCGTTTGCGGGCGCTATATCCAGAACTCGATACTGCGCAAATCAGCGCATTGCAATCCGAGCTGGCAGAGGCCGGCGACCTGGGCACAACGATCAACCGCTTGGAAGCTGAGCAGCGCAGCCTGGACCGTGATCTGGGCCGCTGGATCGAGAACGCGCACGACTTGGAAGACCGCCGAAACCGCCAGCAATGCGCCGAGCGCCTGATGAGCGCCTGCCGCCGTGAGGGCGGTGAACAACGCAACCTGTTATGGCTGGAGCGTATTCGCTTGCGCGAGCTGCCAACCCTGACTGCCGCCATGCCGCATATTCATGAATTGAGGCTCGACGGCTTGCGCCTGGAGCGCCTGGAAGGCGCTTTCCTGGCCAACTTCCCTCACCTGCAGGCATTGGACGTGACCAACAATCCGCACATGAATGCCGAAGCCTTGTTCGAGGCGCTGCGGTCCGCCCCCCGGCTGCGCGATCTGAACCTGACCGGCAATGCCCTGCGGGCTCTCACGCCTGCGGCTCGGCAAGCCATTGGCGCGATGCCGGGCCTGCGCATACTCAATTTGCGCAGTAATTTTCTGGAACTGGATGACGCCAGTTTGCAATTTCTGACCCGCCTGCGCCTGGACGCACTGGGCCTTGGGGACAACCACATCACCTTGGATCAAAGGCTTGCCGCACGCTTCCAGGACATGGTCCACCCTCAGGTGTTACACCTGGATTTCAACCCGCTACAAGTCGCCCCCGACCTGCGCTTCATGGCCCGCCTCAGCCACCTCAACCTGCACCGCTGCGACTTGCAGCAATGGCCCGAAGGCCTGACCACCCTGATGAGCCAGCCACAGTATCGGCTGCGCTACCTTGACCTGTCTTACAATCGCATCCGCAACGTGCCCGACCTGCCTGGGGTACTACGTACACCGTTTGCCCGTGATGTCTCAGCGCGTTTGCCTGAACGCCGCTGGCTGTTCAACTACAACAACCTGGAGGCCGAAACACGTACACGCCTGGGTGACAGCGGCGTCAACGTTTTTGAACACGCGGGGGCGATGCCCGAGTGGCAAGCGCTGTGGCGCAACCCGGCGAGCGACGCCCAAGAGCAACTGTGGCGCGATCTGTTCGAGCAGGGGGAGAACAACGACCTGCAAGGTGTTCTGGAACGCCTGAGCCAATCCGCTGAAGCACAGCGCGATGCGCAGAGCCTGCGCAACCGTGTCTGGGCGTTGCTGGAAAAAGCGGCTGGGGACAGTGCGCTGCGCGAACGCCTGAACACGGTGGCCCAAGACTTCCCGCCCACCTGCGGGGATGCCGGGGCCGACGCCTTCAGTGCCCTGGAGATCGAAGTGCTGGCTTACGAGGCGGCGGGCGGCGCCGGTACTCGCCCTGGCGAGTTGCTGGCGCTGTATCGGAAGCTGTACCGGCGCGATCAGGTCAACCAGTTGGCTGACCGCATCAGTGTCCGCCGGTCGCTACGCAAACAGGCGCTGCAAAACCATGAATTCGACGAAGCACTGCCGCCTCACGATGTGCTTGATGACCCCGCAGCGTTTCCCGACGGCGAATTGCAAAACGGCCTGGTGGACGATATCGAGCTTCGCCTGGCCTTGCGCCAATCCCTGGCCGGGCCGCTGGGCTTCCCCGAGCCTAGCCACGGCATGCGCTACCGTGACACGGCCCAAGTCAACCAGGTCATCATCGACAGGGTCGAGGCCGCCGTACTCGCCCTGGACGCCGACACCAATGCCCGGCTGCAATGGCTTATCGAACAGCCGGGGTGGGTAAGCTACCTAAAGCGCGAGTATGCCGCGCAGTTCACGTTGCTCACCGACTTCTGGCGACAGGGCCACGACTACCTCTTCTACTGCCTGGATGAGACCCAGGAAGCCGTTACCCGTCTGGACAGTTCGGTGATACGTGCGTTGATCGAAGCCCTGCCAGCCTCGCCCGTGGACGAGCAAGGCAACCTTCACCGCGTGCCACTCAACGATGGGCAGTTCGACCGCGCCATGCGTGCATTGACCGCTGAACAGCAAGCGGTGGAAGCGGGCCTGCTGGCCAGCCTCACCCGACAGGCGCAAACCCTGGGCGGTTAA
- a CDS encoding VOC family protein, whose product MRPFAIKHIDHLVLRVSDLPRSLAFYVDVLGCTVSKVREDLGMVHLATGTAMIDLVTLDGVLGQPGGAAPGAEGRNLHHLCLRIEPFDEPALAAYLRAAGVTVEPAENRYGAEGEGPSLYCFDPDGNQVELKGPVLEAS is encoded by the coding sequence ATGCGACCGTTCGCCATCAAGCACATCGACCACCTCGTCCTGCGGGTCAGCGACCTGCCACGCAGCCTCGCCTTTTATGTGGACGTGCTGGGCTGCACGGTCAGCAAGGTGCGTGAAGACCTGGGCATGGTCCACCTGGCGACGGGCACTGCCATGATCGACCTGGTCACGCTGGACGGTGTGCTGGGGCAGCCGGGTGGCGCCGCGCCGGGCGCAGAGGGGCGTAACCTGCATCATTTGTGCCTGCGTATCGAGCCCTTCGATGAGCCGGCATTGGCCGCTTACCTGCGCGCTGCGGGTGTAACGGTGGAGCCTGCCGAGAACCGCTACGGCGCCGAAGGCGAAGGGCCGTCGTTGTACTGCTTCGACCCCGATGGCAACCAGGTCGAGCTCAAAGGGCCGGTGCTGGAGGCGTCATGA
- a CDS encoding sterol desaturase family protein, producing MRTLYAPVFLFGFISAALWLVASHASPLWLLLLLAAAVGLSFTCERLFPYKAAWNQPQGEGSRDLCHALVNECLNIGSVATIPLLAGWLPMTGLWPAQWPLALQLLLAIAVADLGITLVHYASHRSPLLWRLHAVHHSVTRLYGFNGLMKHPLHQLLEALAGTLPLLLVGLPWDVALLLAFSVSIQLLLQHSNVDMRIGWLRHLFAWAPVHRLHHLKYGSAGDVNFALFFPLWDRLLGTALYLPGYALADDDMGIGDRPDYPQAYLAQLREPWAEGDAHPPAVLPAALRTALGERS from the coding sequence ATGCGTACCCTCTATGCCCCGGTCTTTTTGTTCGGTTTCATCAGCGCCGCACTCTGGCTCGTCGCCAGTCATGCCAGCCCCTTATGGTTGCTCCTGCTGCTGGCCGCTGCTGTCGGGCTCTCCTTCACCTGTGAACGGTTGTTCCCGTACAAGGCAGCCTGGAACCAACCTCAAGGCGAGGGCAGCCGAGATCTTTGCCATGCCCTGGTCAACGAATGCCTCAACATCGGCAGTGTGGCGACCATTCCGTTGCTGGCCGGTTGGCTACCGATGACGGGCCTGTGGCCTGCGCAGTGGCCGCTTGCGTTGCAGTTGCTGCTGGCCATCGCCGTGGCCGACCTGGGGATTACCTTGGTGCACTACGCCAGCCACCGCAGCCCATTGCTCTGGCGTTTGCATGCGGTGCACCACAGTGTCACCCGTCTGTACGGTTTCAATGGCTTGATGAAACACCCCCTGCACCAACTGCTTGAAGCCCTGGCGGGCACGCTGCCGTTGTTGTTGGTCGGCCTGCCTTGGGACGTGGCTTTGTTGCTGGCTTTCAGCGTGTCTATCCAATTGCTGCTGCAGCACAGCAATGTGGACATGCGCATCGGCTGGCTGCGCCATTTGTTCGCCTGGGCGCCAGTGCATCGGCTGCACCACTTGAAGTATGGCAGCGCCGGCGACGTCAACTTCGCGCTGTTCTTCCCGCTGTGGGATCGCCTGCTCGGTACGGCCCTGTACCTGCCGGGCTATGCGCTGGCGGACGATGACATGGGCATTGGCGACCGCCCCGATTACCCGCAGGCCTATCTCGCTCAATTGCGTGAGCCGTGGGCCGAAGGCGACGCCCACCCGCCGGCGGTACTGCCTGCGGCACTGCGCACGGCGTTAGGCGAGCGGTCGTAA
- a CDS encoding alpha/beta fold hydrolase, with product MRSLCGPKDHLLDLDGIEIAVRTWGPEDGIPVLALHGWLDNAASFDRLGPLLDGCFVVAPDLVGHGRSSHRRHDSGYYLWEHAEDMLAVVDSLGLAHFHVLAHGMGSGIASLLAALSSGISSMTFLDGMGAPFTVAEDDRVQHLARSYRLKRMVQRSQLQGFGEPDASRFDTIEAALQQRRQRLDGELSEDAARLLARRDLLQVGDGYCWRHDPRLVLPEPMPLTEREACDLLSQIQCPLYLMFGRQGAFSGNAYAQREAALPGHARVSWHPGGHHFHLEAPDRALVDQLLRLLARHEGGQLQRLVNE from the coding sequence ATGCGTTCGCTGTGCGGTCCCAAGGATCATTTGCTTGACCTCGACGGTATTGAAATAGCGGTACGCACTTGGGGGCCGGAAGACGGTATCCCGGTGCTGGCCTTGCATGGGTGGTTGGACAACGCCGCCTCGTTCGATCGGCTCGGGCCGTTGCTCGACGGCTGTTTCGTGGTGGCGCCGGACTTGGTCGGCCATGGCCGCTCCAGCCATCGGCGCCACGACAGCGGCTATTACCTCTGGGAGCATGCCGAGGATATGCTGGCGGTGGTTGACAGCCTGGGCCTGGCGCACTTCCATGTGCTGGCCCACGGTATGGGCAGCGGCATCGCCTCGTTGCTTGCCGCCCTGTCCAGCGGCATTTCCAGCATGACCTTCCTCGATGGCATGGGCGCGCCGTTCACGGTCGCGGAGGATGACCGCGTGCAGCATCTGGCGCGCTCCTACCGGCTTAAACGGATGGTCCAGCGCAGCCAGCTACAGGGTTTTGGCGAACCCGACGCGAGCCGCTTCGACACGATTGAAGCGGCCTTGCAGCAGCGCCGCCAGCGCCTGGACGGCGAGCTGTCGGAGGACGCTGCGCGGTTGCTGGCCCGTCGTGACCTGCTGCAGGTAGGCGACGGCTATTGCTGGCGCCACGATCCACGCTTGGTGCTGCCCGAACCCATGCCGTTGACCGAGCGCGAAGCCTGTGACCTGCTCAGCCAGATCCAATGCCCGCTGTACCTGATGTTCGGCCGACAAGGGGCCTTTAGCGGCAATGCGTACGCCCAGCGTGAAGCGGCTTTGCCTGGCCATGCGCGGGTTTCATGGCACCCTGGCGGGCACCATTTCCACCTTGAGGCACCGGACCGGGCGTTGGTCGATCAGTTGCTGCGGCTGCTGGCACGTCATGAAGGTGGCCAGTTACAGCGCTTGGTCAATGAGTAG